DNA sequence from the Papio anubis isolate 15944 unplaced genomic scaffold, Panubis1.0 scaffold5747, whole genome shotgun sequence genome:
ATCAGGCCGCTTGTCCTAAGGAGACATTCCACATGGTTACCTGTCAATCAAGAAACGAGAGACAATCCATAAGAAGGAACTGCTGTGATTAGCTTCTTATTGGAGTCTCCTCTTCCTCCAGGTAACCCCGGACACCTGCATGTTCTGATTGGGACCTCAGTGGTCATGATCCTCTTCAccatcttcttctttctcctgcatcGCTGGTGCTCCAACAAAAAGAGTAAGTCTCACGAAGCAGAGGCCACAGACCTCAGAGTCATGTGGGGAAGTGGGATGGGAGCACGCAGGTGTGTGTTCCTCACCGGCAGGATGGTCTCTGGCCCAAGGCAGGAGCCACAGAGGCAGGGATTTCTACAGAGAGCACCAGACGCCCTGTCCCTGCCTTCAGCTCACAGACCATTACCTGATTCTGAACTGTATCCTCATGTCCCTGCAGCCACTGACATCCAGGAGAAGGTTCCATGACAGGCAGAAAGTGGGAGGCAGAATCACTGGGATGGGAACTCAGAGCTCTTCATGGGATGGGTCCTTCAGCTCAGAGAGATAGAATGTCTGAGTCTGGTTGTTGGCAGGGACCTCAGGCACCTACGGCCTCCCCCGGTGTGTTGGTATCTGCTCATGAAATGATGACCCAGACGtgccctcccagctgctttgATGACTTTTGTCTCCTACAGATGCTGCTGTAATGGACCAAGAGCCTGCGGGGGACAGAACAGTGAACAGGGAGGTAGGTCCTCCTCGGTCCAACCTCTTGGA
Encoded proteins:
- the LOC116273347 gene encoding killer cell immunoglobulin-like receptor 2DL1, whose protein sequence is TAVISFLLESPLPPGNPGHLHVLIGTSVVMILFTIFFFLLHRWCSNKKNAAVMDQEPAGDRTVNREGPDEQDPQEVT